In Aminobacterium sp. MB27-C1, a single genomic region encodes these proteins:
- a CDS encoding cation-translocating P-type ATPase has product MVNSENSKKISFSVTGMTCATCARIVERSLKKVDGVVFAGVNLATETAFVVLEKEVPMEKLEEAVKKAGYEVSYEPPEDLDRRRYEEAKRNLVISWGITLPLMVLMFMHMTGFHMPWFPLMEFIGGAVVLFGAGRASMKGAWIALSHLHANMDVLVSLGALAAWLTSLLVLAGVKVASFGAIGAMIIALHVTGRFIESHLRDRASKEIKSLLEIQAREARILDESGKEISVPIEAVKEDFTLIIRPGERIPADGMIIEGATSVDESMITGESIPVHKEVEGEVTGGSLNLTGSIKVKATKVGEDSFLSQMIALIQEAQGAKIPIQAFADRVTNYFVPAVATFALISGFFWYFGIDRFSFILDAASHYLPWVTSVREPLSIAIFGFISTLVIACPCALGLATPMALITGTGAASKKGLVIRNAEAIQTAKEVGVVLMDKTGTITQGSPSVVETNLSNGDLEAVAALEKHSIHPLAKAVAAVTETTLEPRSMEEITGEGVKGVIREDSYFIGKPQDSSKYKEQLSLGRTVVEVRKNNVVVGFIAIEDPLRNDAIRAVERLKELGITPVMVTGDNERTARAVAKRVGIESVYAGVRPDEKLSILRDFQTSGKKVLMVGDGMNDAAALKGADIGVAIGSGTDLAIDSADIVVVRGGISSIADAVDISRQTFTVIRQNLFWAFAYNVIAIPLAMGALLHPAIAETAMAFSSISVILNSMRIRVSK; this is encoded by the coding sequence CTCGAAAAGGAAGTTCCCATGGAAAAACTTGAAGAGGCAGTAAAAAAAGCAGGGTATGAAGTTTCGTATGAACCACCTGAGGATCTTGATCGACGCCGGTATGAAGAGGCGAAAAGAAACCTTGTTATAAGTTGGGGTATAACTCTTCCTCTCATGGTTTTAATGTTTATGCATATGACAGGTTTTCATATGCCGTGGTTTCCTTTGATGGAATTTATTGGTGGGGCTGTCGTTCTTTTCGGTGCTGGGCGCGCCTCCATGAAAGGGGCCTGGATAGCTCTCTCACATTTACATGCCAATATGGATGTTCTTGTCTCTCTTGGAGCTCTTGCTGCGTGGCTTACTTCATTACTTGTTCTTGCAGGAGTAAAAGTTGCATCATTCGGTGCTATCGGCGCCATGATTATTGCCCTTCACGTAACAGGACGTTTTATAGAATCTCATTTACGAGATAGAGCTTCAAAAGAAATAAAATCTCTTTTGGAAATTCAGGCACGGGAAGCTCGTATTTTAGATGAGTCGGGAAAAGAAATATCAGTTCCCATCGAAGCTGTTAAAGAAGATTTTACCCTCATAATTCGTCCAGGAGAAAGAATTCCAGCGGATGGAATGATTATTGAAGGGGCAACTTCAGTGGATGAATCTATGATTACAGGGGAATCAATACCTGTTCACAAAGAAGTAGAAGGAGAAGTAACAGGAGGTTCCTTAAATCTCACCGGTTCAATAAAAGTTAAGGCGACAAAAGTTGGAGAAGATAGCTTTTTATCTCAAATGATTGCCTTGATTCAGGAAGCACAAGGGGCCAAAATCCCTATTCAAGCTTTTGCTGACAGGGTGACAAATTACTTTGTTCCAGCTGTTGCGACTTTTGCTCTTATAAGCGGTTTTTTCTGGTATTTTGGCATTGATCGTTTTTCTTTTATTCTTGACGCGGCTTCGCATTATCTACCGTGGGTCACCTCTGTTCGTGAGCCGCTATCAATTGCTATTTTTGGTTTCATATCGACACTGGTTATTGCTTGTCCCTGCGCTTTGGGGTTGGCTACCCCGATGGCTCTCATTACAGGGACTGGCGCAGCTTCCAAAAAAGGACTTGTCATTAGAAATGCAGAGGCAATACAGACAGCTAAAGAAGTGGGCGTTGTTTTGATGGATAAAACGGGCACAATTACTCAAGGGAGTCCAAGTGTTGTCGAAACGAATCTTTCCAATGGCGATCTTGAAGCAGTAGCTGCCCTTGAAAAACATTCTATACATCCTTTAGCGAAAGCGGTAGCGGCTGTAACTGAAACAACACTTGAACCCCGCTCTATGGAAGAGATTACAGGAGAGGGTGTTAAAGGAGTTATTCGCGAAGATTCATATTTTATAGGGAAACCCCAAGATTCATCAAAATATAAAGAACAGCTTTCTTTAGGGCGAACGGTAGTTGAAGTTCGCAAGAATAATGTTGTTGTCGGGTTTATAGCTATTGAGGACCCACTAAGAAATGATGCTATAAGAGCTGTGGAAAGACTTAAAGAGCTCGGAATTACTCCAGTTATGGTGACAGGAGATAATGAACGAACAGCTCGAGCTGTGGCGAAACGAGTGGGAATTGAAAGTGTTTACGCTGGAGTTCGCCCAGATGAAAAGCTGAGTATCCTCAGAGATTTTCAGACAAGCGGAAAAAAGGTACTTATGGTAGGAGACGGGATGAATGATGCGGCTGCATTGAAAGGTGCAGACATCGGTGTAGCCATTGGCTCTGGAACAGATCTTGCTATCGATAGTGCAGATATTGTTGTTGTGCGTGGCGGGATTTCTTCTATTGCGGACGCAGTGGATATTTCTAGGCAGACCTTTACCGTCATTCGTCAGAATCTATTTTGGGCTTTTGCTTATAACGTTATTGCTATTCCTCTTGCTATGGGGGCGTTACTTCACCCGGCCATTGCAGAAACGGCGATGGCTTTCAGCTCTATTTCAGTTATATTAAACTCTATGAGGATACGAGTGTCTAAATAA
- a CDS encoding M20 family metallo-hydrolase, whose product MSGMTPYLQTNQQRIERDIEHIASLGATGTSADGRTSFTYSLQDLKVRKYLLDIFEELGLSVFIDGVGNIRARYAGSNPDASVVMSGSHVDSVRRGGKYDGVVGVIGALEAIRVMKENNITPSHPIEVVIFSEEEGSNFGSCCAGSKAMVGRYTFDDLNTLKNLSGQSMYNLAKNAGYDPDNMSRYVLNKGEVKAMIELHIEQSPMLHSVSMPIGVVEAIAGLRQIRVEVDGVPNHAGATPMNFRQDALLGAAHMISAVEEAVQTKGTESTVGTVGYMESEPNVSNIIPGKVVFSIDIRDVYQQPMNDVVEEVRKRFDEIAQRYNLTFSMTLLGEQEAVQLSQEVISSIEKSAQALGIPYKKMNSGAVHDAVLLCSVAEVGLIFVPSVDGRSHCPEEYTSYEDIKRGADLLLATLLDLAK is encoded by the coding sequence ATGAGCGGCATGACACCTTATCTTCAGACGAATCAGCAACGCATTGAACGAGACATTGAACACATAGCTTCCTTAGGTGCTACTGGAACATCTGCAGATGGGCGTACAAGCTTTACGTACAGCCTTCAAGATCTGAAAGTACGAAAATATCTTCTTGATATTTTTGAGGAACTTGGTCTTTCCGTTTTTATTGATGGTGTTGGCAATATCCGAGCTAGATACGCTGGAAGCAATCCAGATGCTTCTGTTGTGATGAGCGGTTCACATGTGGATTCAGTTCGGCGTGGCGGAAAATATGATGGCGTGGTAGGTGTTATCGGTGCTCTTGAAGCGATTCGAGTGATGAAAGAAAACAATATCACTCCAAGTCATCCCATTGAAGTGGTCATTTTTTCAGAAGAAGAAGGCTCTAATTTTGGTTCGTGTTGCGCCGGGAGTAAGGCTATGGTTGGCCGATATACTTTTGATGATTTGAATACTCTTAAAAATCTATCAGGTCAATCTATGTATAATTTAGCTAAAAATGCGGGATATGATCCTGATAATATGTCACGATATGTTCTTAACAAGGGTGAAGTAAAGGCCATGATTGAACTCCATATAGAACAAAGTCCCATGCTTCATTCTGTTTCCATGCCCATCGGTGTTGTAGAAGCTATTGCAGGTCTGAGACAAATCAGAGTTGAAGTTGACGGCGTTCCAAATCATGCAGGTGCTACGCCCATGAATTTCCGTCAAGATGCTCTTCTCGGTGCGGCGCATATGATTAGTGCTGTAGAAGAAGCTGTTCAGACAAAAGGAACCGAATCTACTGTGGGAACTGTAGGATATATGGAGAGTGAACCAAACGTTTCAAATATTATTCCAGGTAAAGTTGTATTTTCAATAGATATTCGTGATGTCTATCAACAGCCAATGAACGATGTCGTGGAAGAAGTACGTAAAAGATTTGATGAAATTGCTCAGAGATATAACCTTACATTTTCTATGACGTTGCTGGGAGAGCAGGAAGCAGTACAGCTTTCTCAGGAAGTAATCAGCTCTATAGAAAAAAGTGCCCAAGCCCTAGGCATTCCGTATAAGAAAATGAATAGTGGTGCAGTTCACGATGCTGTTCTTCTCTGTTCCGTTGCTGAAGTAGGGCTTATTTTTGTCCCGAGCGTAGATGGCCGAAGCCATTGCCCCGAAGAATATACATCCTACGAAGATATTAAGCGGGGAGCAGATCTGTTATTGGCAACATTGCTTGATTTAGCGAAATAA
- a CDS encoding acyl-CoA dehydratase activase-related protein, with protein sequence MKGAFPTGIDLGSTTVKVVVCSPTGQLLFSAYERHNADPSGTLLSILSECTQKFKNSIHNVAITGSAGMNLAARYALPFVQEVVASARYIRKRTPHVRTMIELGGEDSKIIFFDNNLNPDMNMNGACAGGTGAFIDQIASLLGVNLDVLNTLACKGKAIYTIASRCGVFAKTDIQSLLAQRAKPEDIAASVFKSIALHVLTSLSKGREVKREVLFAGGPLFFFPALRRAFIEQLNLDENKDVAFLKYPRLLPALGAALFHDKECIVSIDSLISHIQEGRSLISSNKADLPPLFSSNDEYLEWTHRHNQWALPSISIKKVEGPLFLGVDSGSTTTKLVCIDRNKKVVASYYKPNRGDALHLTLDALQHFKREFTAAKRHDLKIVEGASTGYGEDLIHKALDLGYGLVETMAHFKAARTLCPQASFILDIGGQDMKAMGIKDNRLDTIKINEACSSGCGSFIQTFAESLGLTMERFAKIACEATHPCDLGTRCTVFMNSSVKQALNEGRSVADIAAGLAYSVIRNSLHKVLKMRDYNDLGPLIVVQGGTFQNPAVLRALEKITDRQVIRPVEAGLMGAWGAAIYAMEQWQQKKNLPSERNILNILEAWEAPSSRTTHCHGCGNACAVTCLTFSTGQKFYTGNRCQRHFSNGEKKKQGGNLFELRFKTLFHRPTKPLGKRRGTVGIPRTLNTYELYPFWCTFFRECGFEVVLSPESHEKINELGASSVMSDNICFPAKLTHGHIITLAQSNVDRIFMPLIVHERKEIRTANNSYNCPIVCSYSDVIKSALDPTKRYGILFDTPVFSLRNPALFHKQLLNYGQQLGLNRSCIEKAFLNARKAQQEYERQMRENAQKTLEEARSASLPILAIACRPYHLDPLVNHGIPQLIADLGAVAIPADLLATEEDTQNLDDCQVVTQWAYTNRLYAGAKAAVRNKLDLLHLSSFGCGVDAVTSDELEHIMRTGGYNYSLIKIDEITNLGAARIRIRSILDFGKKEMTQEIHELAGESHNDTHSLQNKRILVPWFSEFYSPLLPPLFESLGLNASVLPPQDQKSTDIGLEFVHNDMCYPAIILIGDVVKAFIEKKYDPETTAILMTQTGGQCRATNYVPLAQKALSAAGFPDVNVPTFGVEDFETAGFKVNKKDAAKGLLIGLLGGDMLTSLYLTMAPREEVKGSSQALHSRFLYRLGNILREKGSFDDLITLLRDAVNHFNSLPVLTESVPTIGIVGEIFVNYNEYAQNYIVHKLIERRIEPVLPPLASFFFMKFQNNAFNRQTYLIQPGLLSTVKELFIEHLTGYYQNKVENVFKDFRFASPRQTLATLAHKVTRVTSLANQAGEGWLLPAEIIDMTEKGVNHILCLQPFGCLANHITGKGVEGVLRRLYPKLDMLCLDLDPGTSKTNNDNRLQLLIMSAQEDFEKKQHHEKQLA encoded by the coding sequence GTGAAAGGTGCTTTTCCTACTGGTATTGATCTCGGCTCTACTACTGTGAAGGTTGTTGTTTGTAGTCCTACAGGGCAGCTGCTTTTTTCTGCATACGAACGACATAACGCCGATCCTTCTGGCACTCTTCTATCTATATTAAGCGAGTGCACTCAAAAGTTTAAAAACAGCATACACAACGTTGCCATTACAGGTTCCGCTGGAATGAATCTGGCAGCTCGTTATGCCTTGCCCTTCGTTCAGGAAGTAGTAGCATCCGCTCGCTATATCAGGAAACGAACACCCCATGTCCGAACTATGATTGAACTCGGCGGGGAAGATTCGAAAATAATATTTTTTGACAATAACCTTAATCCCGACATGAATATGAACGGAGCTTGTGCTGGGGGGACAGGAGCTTTTATAGATCAAATAGCTTCTCTTCTTGGAGTCAATCTTGATGTTTTAAATACATTGGCTTGCAAAGGAAAAGCTATTTATACCATCGCGTCACGTTGTGGTGTCTTTGCCAAAACAGATATTCAATCTCTTCTTGCACAACGGGCAAAACCGGAAGATATTGCCGCTTCCGTTTTTAAATCCATTGCGCTTCATGTTCTCACATCTCTTTCTAAAGGGAGAGAAGTCAAAAGAGAGGTACTTTTCGCAGGAGGCCCCCTTTTCTTTTTTCCTGCTTTACGTCGTGCTTTTATAGAACAGCTTAACTTAGATGAGAATAAAGACGTAGCATTTCTTAAATATCCTCGACTTTTACCGGCACTTGGCGCCGCGCTTTTTCACGATAAGGAATGCATTGTATCTATAGACTCACTTATTTCTCATATTCAAGAAGGAAGAAGTCTTATTTCTTCCAATAAAGCAGATTTGCCCCCTCTTTTTTCGAGCAATGATGAATATCTGGAATGGACTCACCGTCATAATCAATGGGCTTTACCTTCCATCTCTATAAAGAAAGTTGAAGGGCCTCTTTTCCTTGGTGTTGATTCAGGATCTACAACGACAAAACTGGTCTGCATTGATCGCAACAAAAAGGTTGTTGCTTCGTACTATAAACCTAACCGAGGAGACGCTCTCCATCTTACACTTGACGCTCTTCAACATTTTAAAAGAGAATTTACAGCTGCAAAACGACACGATTTAAAAATAGTAGAAGGAGCCAGCACAGGTTACGGAGAAGATCTTATACATAAGGCTCTTGACCTTGGGTATGGTCTTGTGGAAACGATGGCTCATTTTAAAGCAGCTCGAACTCTCTGCCCACAAGCCTCTTTCATTCTGGACATTGGTGGACAGGATATGAAAGCCATGGGCATCAAAGATAATCGCCTCGACACGATAAAAATAAACGAAGCCTGCTCATCAGGATGTGGCAGCTTTATACAAACTTTCGCTGAATCATTAGGTCTTACCATGGAACGTTTTGCAAAAATCGCCTGTGAAGCGACTCATCCTTGCGACTTAGGAACACGTTGCACTGTTTTTATGAATTCCAGCGTAAAACAAGCTCTTAACGAAGGTCGAAGCGTGGCCGATATTGCGGCGGGACTGGCCTACTCTGTTATTCGAAATTCGCTCCATAAAGTTCTCAAAATGAGAGATTATAACGACCTTGGCCCTCTTATAGTAGTTCAGGGTGGCACCTTCCAGAATCCGGCAGTGCTTCGAGCTCTCGAAAAGATAACTGACAGGCAGGTTATTCGCCCCGTCGAAGCCGGTCTTATGGGTGCCTGGGGAGCAGCTATTTATGCCATGGAGCAATGGCAGCAGAAAAAGAATCTTCCATCAGAGCGTAACATTCTAAATATTCTTGAAGCATGGGAAGCTCCTTCTAGTCGAACAACTCACTGCCATGGATGTGGAAACGCTTGTGCAGTAACATGCTTAACCTTTTCGACGGGTCAAAAATTTTATACAGGCAATCGTTGTCAGAGACATTTCAGCAACGGAGAAAAGAAAAAGCAAGGAGGTAACTTATTCGAACTCCGCTTTAAAACGCTCTTCCATCGCCCTACAAAACCTTTAGGGAAAAGGCGGGGAACAGTCGGCATTCCACGAACGCTTAATACCTATGAACTCTATCCTTTCTGGTGCACTTTCTTTAGAGAATGTGGCTTTGAGGTTGTACTTTCCCCCGAGTCACATGAAAAAATCAACGAACTAGGCGCATCGTCTGTAATGTCTGATAATATTTGTTTTCCGGCAAAGCTAACGCACGGTCATATTATTACTTTGGCTCAGAGTAATGTTGATCGTATTTTTATGCCTCTAATTGTCCACGAAAGAAAAGAGATACGAACAGCAAATAATAGCTATAACTGTCCCATTGTATGTAGTTATAGCGACGTGATCAAAAGTGCTCTTGATCCGACAAAACGATACGGTATCCTTTTCGACACACCTGTTTTTTCTTTACGTAATCCTGCTCTTTTTCATAAACAGCTTTTAAATTATGGACAGCAGCTTGGTCTTAACAGATCTTGTATTGAGAAAGCCTTCCTTAACGCACGGAAAGCTCAGCAGGAATATGAGCGACAAATGCGAGAAAATGCCCAAAAAACGCTTGAAGAAGCACGGTCTGCGTCTCTTCCAATTCTTGCAATAGCATGTCGTCCATATCATCTTGACCCTCTTGTGAATCACGGTATTCCTCAACTCATTGCAGATCTTGGAGCTGTCGCCATTCCTGCAGATCTTCTTGCCACGGAAGAGGACACCCAGAATTTAGATGATTGTCAAGTTGTTACGCAATGGGCTTATACAAATAGGCTTTACGCCGGAGCAAAAGCAGCAGTCAGAAACAAACTTGATCTTCTTCATCTTTCTTCCTTTGGTTGCGGCGTCGATGCCGTTACATCCGATGAACTGGAACATATTATGCGAACTGGAGGATATAACTATTCCCTTATTAAAATTGACGAGATCACTAATTTAGGCGCAGCTCGCATTCGCATTCGATCTATTCTTGATTTTGGGAAAAAAGAAATGACGCAAGAAATACATGAGTTAGCGGGAGAATCACATAATGATACACACTCTTTACAAAATAAAAGAATTCTTGTGCCATGGTTCTCGGAATTTTATTCTCCGTTACTACCGCCTCTTTTTGAAAGTCTGGGATTAAATGCCTCGGTGCTTCCACCGCAAGACCAGAAATCAACTGATATAGGCTTAGAGTTTGTACATAACGACATGTGTTATCCAGCTATTATTCTCATTGGCGATGTCGTAAAAGCGTTTATAGAGAAGAAATACGACCCTGAAACAACAGCTATTCTAATGACACAAACGGGAGGACAATGCCGCGCGACCAATTATGTTCCCTTAGCGCAAAAGGCCTTGTCAGCTGCCGGTTTTCCTGATGTTAATGTACCGACTTTTGGCGTTGAAGATTTTGAAACAGCAGGATTTAAGGTCAATAAGAAAGACGCTGCAAAGGGACTCCTAATCGGCCTTTTAGGGGGAGATATGCTCACATCGCTCTACTTGACTATGGCTCCACGCGAAGAAGTTAAGGGAAGCTCGCAAGCTCTCCATTCTCGATTTTTATATCGTCTCGGAAACATTCTCAGGGAGAAAGGCTCTTTCGATGACCTAATCACTCTGTTGAGAGACGCCGTAAATCATTTTAACTCTCTTCCCGTACTGACAGAGAGTGTTCCTACGATTGGTATCGTAGGAGAAATATTCGTAAATTACAACGAATACGCCCAAAACTATATTGTGCATAAACTTATCGAAAGAAGAATAGAACCGGTGCTTCCTCCGCTAGCTTCTTTTTTCTTTATGAAATTTCAAAATAATGCATTCAATAGGCAAACGTACCTTATTCAGCCGGGGCTTCTTAGTACAGTAAAGGAACTTTTTATTGAACATCTTACTGGCTACTACCAAAATAAGGTGGAGAATGTCTTTAAAGACTTCCGTTTTGCGTCACCGAGACAAACCCTTGCAACCCTTGCTCATAAGGTAACTCGAGTGACAAGTCTCGCCAATCAGGCTGGTGAAGGCTGGCTTTTGCCTGCAGAAATTATAGACATGACTGAAAAAGGAGTTAATCACATTCTTTGCCTTCAACCCTTTGGCTGTCTGGCAAATCATATTACAGGAAAAGGAGTAGAGGGCGTTTTACGTCGCCTCTACCCCAAACTTGATATGCTTTGTCTTGACCTTGACCCTGGAACAAGCAAGACCAATAATGACAATCGGCTTCAACTTTTAATCATGTCTGCCCAGGAAGACTTTGAGAAAAAACAACATCATGAAAAACAGCTGGCTTAA
- a CDS encoding acetate--CoA ligase family protein has translation MTLRDHPLYPLFSPRSVTIVGASADLDSLTGRTLKAMQRFGYNGTVYPVNPKYDRVGGLPCYHDLSEISEATDVALISIKAQFVPAALETCAEKGIHNVIIYSSGFAETGDTSLQQRMMDIAREGHIRILGPNCQGLLNLAAGIPLTFSGALYNVDPPTTGHVAFISQSGAFGFSSFGVGLNHGVRYRYVVTTGNQADIDAVECAGYVIRDPEVRLLMMYLEGIDDGERFLQVVREARERDIAVAVLKAGRSPSAQKAAQSHTAALTGDEAVWKAIFKQYGVIPLEDMDDIIGIGQLFGASPRTDGNRAAILTTSGGAGIVMADSLNDLKMSVPEFSTVSKKSIEEVIPTFGASRNPVDMTVQISEKPENFRQVLNTALGDPDISMVVTALSMIVGEAGSVMAEELIRSYEKTPKPQAVVWMIDDEHGETFIERLKNAGIPVFQSFRQCARALKALVNWGQRRKLPSHTIEMTSSLLGSFPLKLTEYDAKRLLARYNVPVTREHLCRDMEEAFDAAEELGFPVALKGMAGEILHKTEADVVALDIRSFDELRHALKKTRKNLKEHVSGEKIQGYLVQEMVKGGMECIVGMKRDPVFGPIVAVGLGGIYVEVLSDVSLRHAPVDEEEALRMIQELKGFGFLSGARGQRHRDIHALSKIVSQVSRLACVEEDLLELDINPVFVMPEGEGAIAADALVIRNGEK, from the coding sequence ATGACTTTGCGTGATCATCCACTCTACCCTCTTTTTTCTCCTCGAAGTGTAACGATTGTGGGAGCTTCAGCAGACCTTGATAGTTTAACTGGCCGGACTCTGAAAGCCATGCAACGCTTTGGGTATAACGGTACAGTTTACCCAGTCAACCCTAAATACGATCGTGTAGGGGGACTGCCTTGCTATCATGATCTCTCTGAAATTTCAGAGGCAACTGATGTTGCTCTTATTAGTATAAAGGCTCAGTTTGTTCCGGCTGCTCTTGAGACGTGCGCAGAAAAAGGGATACATAACGTTATTATTTATTCTTCAGGTTTCGCGGAAACGGGCGATACGTCTTTACAGCAAAGAATGATGGACATCGCTCGGGAAGGCCATATTAGGATCCTTGGCCCCAACTGTCAGGGTCTCCTCAACCTGGCAGCAGGAATCCCCCTCACCTTCTCGGGCGCCCTCTATAACGTTGATCCTCCAACAACGGGTCACGTTGCTTTTATTTCTCAAAGCGGAGCCTTTGGTTTTTCGTCTTTTGGAGTAGGTCTCAACCACGGGGTACGATATCGTTATGTGGTTACTACTGGTAATCAGGCTGATATTGATGCTGTCGAGTGTGCCGGGTATGTTATTCGAGATCCGGAAGTAAGACTTCTCATGATGTATCTCGAAGGAATTGATGACGGGGAGCGTTTTTTACAGGTGGTAAGAGAGGCTCGAGAAAGAGACATTGCTGTTGCTGTTTTAAAAGCGGGACGCTCTCCCTCCGCCCAAAAAGCAGCTCAAAGTCATACAGCAGCTTTGACTGGAGACGAAGCTGTCTGGAAGGCCATATTTAAACAATACGGTGTTATTCCACTGGAAGATATGGACGATATTATCGGTATAGGCCAGCTGTTTGGAGCCTCTCCTCGTACTGACGGCAATCGGGCGGCTATTCTTACTACGTCGGGAGGCGCAGGCATAGTAATGGCCGATAGTCTCAATGATTTGAAAATGAGCGTTCCTGAATTTTCAACAGTAAGTAAAAAGAGTATAGAAGAAGTTATCCCAACTTTTGGGGCGTCGCGTAATCCGGTAGATATGACTGTGCAGATTTCTGAAAAACCGGAGAATTTCCGTCAAGTTCTTAATACGGCTCTCGGTGATCCTGATATTAGCATGGTTGTTACAGCTCTCTCAATGATTGTGGGAGAAGCCGGGAGTGTGATGGCGGAAGAGTTGATCCGAAGTTACGAGAAAACCCCGAAACCTCAAGCCGTAGTATGGATGATTGACGATGAACATGGCGAGACGTTTATTGAACGACTTAAAAATGCTGGGATTCCTGTTTTTCAAAGCTTTAGACAGTGTGCTCGTGCTTTAAAGGCTCTCGTAAATTGGGGACAAAGGCGGAAGTTGCCTTCCCATACGATTGAAATGACGTCTTCTTTGCTTGGATCTTTCCCATTAAAACTGACAGAATATGATGCGAAGCGATTATTAGCACGGTATAACGTTCCTGTAACGCGAGAACATCTTTGTCGGGATATGGAAGAAGCTTTTGATGCCGCTGAAGAGTTAGGTTTTCCCGTTGCTCTTAAAGGAATGGCCGGAGAAATTTTGCATAAGACCGAAGCTGATGTTGTAGCTCTCGATATTCGCTCTTTCGATGAGTTACGTCACGCTCTGAAGAAGACGAGAAAAAATCTTAAAGAACATGTTTCGGGAGAAAAAATCCAGGGCTACCTTGTGCAGGAGATGGTTAAAGGTGGTATGGAATGTATCGTCGGAATGAAGCGAGATCCCGTTTTTGGACCTATTGTTGCGGTAGGCCTTGGAGGCATATACGTCGAAGTTTTAAGTGATGTTTCTCTTCGCCATGCTCCTGTGGATGAGGAAGAAGCACTGAGAATGATTCAAGAATTAAAGGGTTTTGGCTTCCTTTCCGGTGCCAGAGGACAACGTCACAGAGATATTCATGCTTTGTCCAAAATTGTCAGTCAGGTTTCTCGTCTTGCTTGTGTTGAAGAAGACCTTCTTGAACTTGATATCAACCCAGTCTTTGTTATGCCTGAAGGAGAAGGTGCCATTGCTGCTGATGCTCTCGTTATCAGAAATGGAGAAAAGTAG